A portion of the Vulpes vulpes isolate BD-2025 chromosome 5, VulVul3, whole genome shotgun sequence genome contains these proteins:
- the LOC112930419 gene encoding short transmembrane mitochondrial protein 1-like — protein sequence MTLTMLLYQKNTVYGERQPGPPSCTALPALRADTVLQFLLGFTFGNVVGMYLAQKYDIPNVAKKLKEMKKDLDAKKNPPSS from the exons atgaCCCTGACCATGTTATTATACCAGAAAAACACTGTCTATGG AGAACGTCAACCGGGCCCACCGAGCTGCACCGCGCTTCCCGCCCTCCGCGCCGACACCGTGCTCCAGTTCCTGCTTGGATTTACTTTTGGCAACGTGGTTGGAATGTATCTGGCTCAGAAGTATGACATACCAAACGTGGCtaaaaaactcaaagaaatgaaaaaggacttGGATGCCAAGAAGAATCCCCCTAGTTCATGA